From Rubripirellula reticaptiva, the proteins below share one genomic window:
- a CDS encoding DUF2293 domain-containing protein gives MSEQSLDVGPGKDERNVVTAEGKVLQVPDGWELLPPGDAGLTRRVKAAGPTWTVKEKKGRRTFSKGVWADAGTIAAAKSKLEAERSTDAYAKRRKSDVARREKKQVEYVEDFFGAVVDFLKFAPNHRSLAERFAKAVTDHATPVGSGTVARTQRIPIERRAESAVIAWMRHQTTAYDHMAIPRVKGKRREVRRMLAEESRRLLTKYRRGESVGAQTCLLQRALDSPTTSLPTSNSVKPRPESSD, from the coding sequence ATGAGCGAACAGAGTTTGGATGTTGGTCCCGGGAAAGATGAACGGAATGTGGTGACGGCCGAAGGCAAAGTCTTGCAGGTGCCGGACGGTTGGGAATTGCTGCCTCCCGGCGACGCTGGACTGACTCGCCGCGTCAAAGCGGCGGGGCCAACGTGGACGGTCAAAGAGAAAAAGGGACGCCGCACGTTTTCGAAAGGCGTTTGGGCCGATGCGGGCACCATCGCAGCAGCAAAGTCAAAGCTTGAAGCCGAACGGTCGACCGATGCCTACGCCAAACGGCGCAAGAGCGATGTGGCGCGACGCGAAAAGAAGCAGGTCGAATATGTCGAAGACTTTTTTGGCGCTGTGGTCGATTTTTTGAAGTTTGCGCCGAACCATCGGTCACTGGCCGAACGGTTTGCCAAAGCGGTCACCGATCATGCCACACCGGTGGGCAGTGGCACCGTCGCGCGGACTCAGCGGATTCCGATCGAGCGACGTGCCGAGTCGGCCGTGATCGCTTGGATGCGGCATCAAACGACCGCTTACGATCACATGGCGATTCCGCGAGTCAAAGGCAAGCGTCGCGAAGTGCGACGCATGCTGGCCGAGGAATCGCGGCGGTTACTAACGAAGTACCGCCGCGGCGAGAGTGTGGGCGCACAAACGTGCTTGTTGCAACGAGCCTTGGATTCGCCGACAACTTCGTTACCAACGTCAAACTCGGTTAAGCCGCGGCCCGAGTCGTCAGACTAA
- a CDS encoding ParA family protein translates to MRSIAVINQKGGVGKTTSCVNVAAALAASGRRVCIMDLDPQAHASLHLGITAVDGEPSMYEVLCGEASLAQARRDISETLSIVPANLDLAAAELELAGEVGREMILRDKMEDDDEKFDYIVLDCPPSLGVLTVNALVAVGEVFLPLQPHFLALHGLSKLLRTIEVVSRRLNSDLRLSGVMLCMYDSNTRLAAEVSNDIEEFFEASQCSREFFRGAKFFDTRIRRNIRLAEAPSFGQSIFQYSPESNGAADYQSLADEVIAQEQSRLSLTTRAAA, encoded by the coding sequence ATGCGATCCATTGCCGTGATCAATCAAAAAGGTGGCGTCGGGAAGACGACCAGTTGCGTCAACGTGGCCGCGGCTCTCGCAGCAAGCGGTCGCCGGGTCTGCATCATGGATCTTGACCCGCAAGCACACGCGTCCTTGCACCTTGGAATCACCGCCGTCGATGGCGAACCGAGCATGTACGAAGTGTTGTGTGGCGAGGCATCGCTTGCTCAAGCACGTCGCGACATCAGCGAAACGTTGTCGATCGTACCCGCCAACTTAGATTTGGCTGCTGCCGAATTGGAATTGGCCGGCGAAGTCGGACGCGAAATGATCTTGCGAGACAAGATGGAAGACGACGATGAAAAGTTCGACTACATCGTGCTGGATTGTCCGCCAAGCTTGGGCGTGCTTACCGTCAATGCTTTGGTCGCCGTCGGTGAAGTCTTCCTGCCACTTCAACCCCACTTTTTGGCGCTGCACGGTCTCAGCAAACTGCTTCGTACCATCGAAGTTGTTTCACGACGCCTCAACAGCGACTTGCGTTTGTCGGGCGTCATGCTGTGCATGTACGATTCGAACACTCGGCTCGCTGCCGAAGTCAGCAACGATATCGAAGAGTTCTTTGAAGCAAGCCAGTGCAGTCGCGAGTTTTTCCGCGGCGCAAAGTTCTTTGACACAAGAATTCGTCGCAACATTCGCCTCGCAGAAGCACCAAGTTTCGGACAATCGATCTTCCAGTACTCACCCGAAAGCAATGGCGCGGCTGACTACCAATCGCTAGCCGACGAAGTGATTGCTCAAGAACAATCGCGGCTTAGTCTGACGACTCGGGCCGCGGCTTAA
- a CDS encoding dual specificity protein phosphatase family protein, with translation MTPLLRRLYARTVFYPTLAWNFALARILGRRNWWDHIDPHVIVGAYPFSRDVESMHAAGVRAVVNTCEEYEGPHVKYLKHGIEQLRIPTTDFSHPRLADVEQAVEFVQKHAEAGEIVYIHCKAGRARSATVAICWLMKYRGMSATEAQASLLKSRAHINPRLTQRPVVIEFGKKLAASSKGESTPD, from the coding sequence ATGACCCCTTTGCTACGACGACTTTACGCCCGAACCGTCTTCTATCCAACGCTTGCCTGGAATTTCGCCCTGGCACGCATTCTGGGGCGAAGAAATTGGTGGGATCACATCGACCCCCATGTGATCGTCGGCGCCTATCCATTTTCGCGAGACGTTGAATCGATGCACGCCGCGGGAGTTCGTGCCGTCGTCAACACCTGTGAAGAATACGAGGGACCGCACGTGAAGTACCTGAAGCACGGCATCGAACAACTACGAATCCCAACGACGGACTTTTCGCATCCGCGATTGGCCGACGTCGAGCAAGCGGTCGAGTTTGTTCAGAAGCACGCCGAAGCTGGTGAGATCGTCTACATCCACTGCAAAGCCGGCCGAGCCAGAAGCGCGACGGTTGCAATTTGCTGGCTGATGAAATATCGAGGCATGTCAGCCACCGAGGCCCAGGCGTCGCTGCTGAAATCCCGCGCTCACATCAACCCTCGCCTCACCCAGCGCCCGGTTGTGATTGAGTTTGGAAAGAAACTTGCAGCTTCGAGCAAGGGCGAGTCCACCCCGGACTGA
- a CDS encoding tetratricopeptide repeat protein, whose translation MLVNRFCLSLIWFCVTAGLVLPANLVAADLNEVRLMFSAGKYDEAAATAAQEVENGIWNERWPRLLIQCQLETGNFADALAVYEEASKRYPTSLTLRMLGLEAYRFTGKTNEALQAKAQIMRLLETSPSRYASRDNLVAAGRYFAMRGEDGRQILKLFFDRVRDADPQFLEAYLATAELALEKGDFKVAADTLDQAELLDPADPRIPTLAAKAWANSDATKATSLLNEALRRNPRYIPALIFRAESEIDAEQYDAAYQTIQEVLVVNVHQPQAWSLLAVLAHLEGRYEIEALMRAAALSTWDQNPEVDHLIGKKLSQKYRFAEGAQYQRQAIEVDSGFQAATFQLAQDLLRLGQDETGWILADEVSRDDPYNVVAHNLVTLNDRIKGFTRIESDGIEVRMEEREASIYGGEVMNLLREAKLVLCEKYDVKPNATIVVEIFPDQKDFAIRTFGLPGGAGYLGVCFGRVITANSPASQGPSPANWQSVLWHEFCHVVTLEKTRNRMPRWLSEGISVYEERTRDPAWGESMTPKYREMLLGDDLTAVSDLSGAFLNPPSPMHLQFAYYESSLVVEYLIDNYGLESLLKTLDDLADGLSINDALARNVGSVERLDAQFAEYARKVADQFAPEASWDQPPPEVASDTKAMLEWIDSNPSNYWAMTAKADREIATKSFEDAKITLETMQDLGLATGKSGGLLEKLAMVYRELDDVASEKKTLVQITQQTSDSLSSLDRLIQIARSEDDYQSMQSFGEQFLAIQPLIETGHTAVVDASENLGAHDRAVQSLSALAMMEPVDPAAIDFRKAKSLAKLNRKLDAKLAVLKALDEAPRYRDAHRLLLELNTDLGSDSETAK comes from the coding sequence TTGTTAGTAAACAGATTCTGCCTGTCGTTAATCTGGTTTTGCGTTACTGCAGGGCTGGTGTTGCCCGCCAACTTGGTCGCCGCCGACTTGAACGAAGTTCGTTTGATGTTTTCGGCCGGCAAGTACGACGAAGCGGCCGCTACTGCGGCGCAGGAAGTCGAGAACGGCATCTGGAACGAACGTTGGCCACGATTGCTGATCCAGTGCCAGCTAGAAACGGGGAATTTTGCCGACGCGTTGGCGGTCTATGAAGAGGCGTCAAAACGTTACCCGACCAGTCTGACGCTACGAATGCTGGGCTTGGAAGCTTACCGTTTTACTGGGAAGACGAACGAAGCATTGCAGGCGAAAGCCCAAATCATGCGGCTGCTGGAAACTTCGCCGTCGCGATACGCCAGCCGAGATAATTTAGTCGCCGCCGGCCGCTACTTTGCAATGCGTGGTGAAGACGGACGCCAGATTTTGAAGCTGTTCTTCGATCGAGTCCGAGATGCGGATCCACAGTTCTTGGAAGCGTATTTGGCGACGGCCGAGCTAGCGCTGGAAAAGGGCGATTTTAAGGTCGCCGCTGACACGCTGGATCAAGCAGAATTGCTGGACCCGGCGGACCCTCGCATTCCGACACTTGCGGCCAAGGCATGGGCGAATTCGGATGCGACCAAAGCGACGAGCTTGTTGAACGAAGCTTTGCGGCGAAATCCTCGCTATATCCCAGCGCTGATTTTCCGTGCTGAATCGGAAATCGATGCTGAACAATACGACGCGGCGTACCAAACCATTCAAGAAGTATTGGTTGTCAACGTTCATCAGCCGCAAGCGTGGTCGTTATTGGCTGTACTTGCCCACTTGGAAGGTCGCTATGAAATCGAAGCGTTGATGCGAGCGGCTGCGCTGAGCACGTGGGACCAGAATCCGGAAGTGGACCATTTGATCGGCAAAAAGCTGTCACAGAAATACCGCTTTGCCGAAGGCGCCCAGTACCAACGTCAAGCGATCGAGGTCGATTCGGGTTTTCAAGCAGCGACGTTTCAGTTAGCGCAAGACCTTTTGCGACTTGGCCAAGACGAAACGGGTTGGATTTTGGCCGACGAGGTGTCGCGTGATGATCCTTACAACGTCGTGGCTCACAATTTGGTCACCTTGAACGACCGGATCAAAGGCTTCACGCGAATCGAATCCGACGGCATCGAAGTCCGTATGGAGGAGCGCGAGGCCAGCATTTATGGTGGCGAGGTGATGAACTTGTTGCGAGAAGCCAAGTTGGTTCTGTGCGAAAAGTACGATGTGAAACCCAACGCGACGATCGTGGTCGAGATCTTTCCGGACCAAAAGGACTTTGCCATTCGTACTTTCGGGTTGCCGGGAGGGGCAGGTTATTTGGGCGTCTGTTTCGGCCGTGTGATCACGGCTAACAGTCCCGCGTCACAGGGGCCGTCGCCGGCGAATTGGCAAAGTGTTTTGTGGCATGAATTTTGTCACGTCGTCACACTTGAAAAAACCCGCAACCGAATGCCGAGGTGGCTCAGCGAGGGCATCTCGGTCTACGAGGAGCGCACGCGAGACCCTGCGTGGGGCGAGTCGATGACGCCAAAGTATCGCGAGATGCTGTTGGGTGATGACTTGACGGCGGTCAGTGATTTGAGCGGTGCGTTCCTGAATCCGCCATCGCCAATGCACTTGCAGTTTGCCTACTACGAGTCGTCGTTGGTGGTCGAATACTTGATCGACAACTACGGTCTCGAATCGTTGTTGAAGACGCTTGATGATCTGGCCGATGGACTGTCCATCAACGACGCGTTGGCGCGGAACGTCGGGTCGGTTGAACGTCTGGACGCACAATTTGCTGAGTATGCTCGAAAAGTGGCCGATCAGTTCGCGCCCGAGGCGAGCTGGGACCAGCCGCCGCCTGAAGTCGCGTCGGACACGAAGGCGATGTTGGAATGGATCGATTCGAACCCGTCAAACTACTGGGCGATGACGGCAAAAGCGGACCGTGAAATTGCGACCAAGAGTTTTGAAGATGCAAAAATCACCTTAGAAACGATGCAAGATCTTGGCTTAGCAACAGGGAAGAGCGGCGGACTGCTAGAGAAGTTGGCGATGGTTTACCGAGAACTTGACGATGTGGCATCTGAGAAGAAAACATTAGTGCAGATCACTCAGCAAACCAGCGACTCACTTTCCTCCCTGGATCGGTTGATCCAAATTGCTCGTAGCGAGGACGACTATCAATCGATGCAGTCGTTTGGCGAGCAGTTTCTTGCGATTCAGCCACTGATCGAAACGGGGCACACCGCCGTGGTTGATGCGTCGGAAAATTTAGGAGCACACGATCGGGCGGTACAGTCATTGTCGGCACTGGCGATGATGGAACCGGTCGATCCGGCAGCGATTGATTTTCGAAAGGCTAAGTCGCTGGCTAAACTGAACCGAAAGCTTGACGCGAAACTCGCCGTCTTGAAGGCACTCGACGAGGCGCCTCGGTACCGGGATGCTCATCGGTTGCTGTTGGAATTGAATACAGACTTGGGATCGGATTCGGAGACGGCGAAATGA
- a CDS encoding DUF4159 domain-containing protein, with amino-acid sequence MKRSRFLSAIAIGGVAIATIGAAMAQRGRWYRNDDISTDRRGVPRWDVDPNFENDAFTFARLRYESYGGYGRGGGGWRTDYPDSDLNFSLRLQQLTSMKVNPDPVVVELTDDKLFDYPFLYMIEPGALVFNEAEVEALRRYCYNGGFLMVDDFWGDDQYENLRRELKRVFPDREASEVPLSHEIFHCVYDMKEKPQVPAIGAAYRMANGEVGSWEQSRDGSDTRTPHYRAITDDEDRIMVFICHNTDLGDGWEREGEDQWYFDEFSVKKAYPMGINIVTYAMTH; translated from the coding sequence ATGAAACGAAGCAGATTCTTGTCCGCAATCGCGATTGGCGGGGTGGCGATCGCAACGATCGGTGCCGCGATGGCCCAGCGTGGCCGTTGGTACCGAAACGATGATATCAGTACGGATCGCCGAGGCGTGCCTCGGTGGGATGTCGACCCGAATTTTGAAAACGACGCGTTCACGTTCGCTCGTTTACGCTACGAATCCTACGGTGGATACGGTCGTGGTGGTGGCGGATGGCGTACCGATTACCCGGACAGCGATCTGAACTTTTCTTTGCGGCTTCAGCAATTGACGTCGATGAAGGTGAACCCCGATCCGGTAGTTGTTGAATTGACAGATGACAAACTGTTCGATTACCCGTTTCTGTACATGATCGAACCAGGCGCACTCGTTTTTAACGAAGCGGAAGTCGAAGCACTGCGGCGGTACTGTTACAACGGCGGTTTTCTGATGGTGGACGACTTTTGGGGCGACGACCAATACGAGAATCTTCGTCGCGAGTTGAAGCGAGTGTTCCCAGATCGTGAGGCTTCCGAAGTGCCTCTGTCACACGAGATCTTCCACTGTGTGTACGACATGAAAGAAAAGCCACAGGTACCGGCGATTGGCGCGGCCTATCGTATGGCAAACGGAGAAGTCGGAAGTTGGGAACAGTCTCGCGATGGCAGCGATACTCGAACGCCGCATTACCGCGCGATCACCGACGACGAAGATCGCATCATGGTCTTCATTTGTCACAACACGGACTTGGGTGACGGCTGGGAACGCGAAGGCGAAGACCAATGGTACTTCGACGAGTTCTCGGTCAAGAAGGCCTATCCAATGGGGATCAACATCGTGACGTACGCGATGACGCACTAA
- a CDS encoding TadE/TadG family type IV pilus assembly protein → MSFLNLGNSAKRRGAATVEFAIACAVLVTLIFGSIEVTRVSMLRHTVNHAAFVAARAAIIPGADASTVIQTATDHLAIIGINDASVTLTPNPIMDSTSMIEVVVEAPVSSNSFVIPKFVTGMLVGRSQLITERSPMQMSAELPEPPPPPPPAPPTEPEPEPEPEPEPEPEPSPPPPPSPPPPPPPPPPML, encoded by the coding sequence ATGTCCTTTCTAAATCTTGGTAACTCTGCAAAACGACGAGGGGCCGCCACAGTCGAATTCGCGATCGCTTGCGCGGTTTTAGTGACATTGATTTTTGGCAGTATCGAAGTCACTCGGGTCAGCATGTTGCGGCATACGGTAAACCACGCCGCCTTTGTGGCCGCCCGAGCCGCGATCATCCCCGGTGCCGATGCGTCAACCGTGATTCAAACTGCCACCGATCACCTTGCCATCATTGGGATCAACGACGCCTCCGTAACCTTGACGCCAAATCCGATCATGGACAGCACATCGATGATCGAGGTTGTCGTCGAAGCGCCGGTCTCTTCAAACTCATTTGTCATTCCCAAGTTCGTCACAGGAATGCTGGTGGGGCGATCACAATTGATTACCGAGCGTTCACCAATGCAAATGTCCGCCGAGCTACCCGAACCGCCTCCGCCACCGCCACCGGCACCGCCGACAGAACCTGAACCTGAACCGGAGCCTGAACCTGAACCGGAGCCCGAACCATCTCCCCCACCACCTCCATCTCCGCCACCTCCGCCACCTCCGCCACCTCCAATGCTCTAA
- a CDS encoding vWA domain-containing protein: protein MPKQSRTTTIQVIRTRKCTGATLILVVILLPALFALAALAINIAYIESSNTEVQIAVDAAARAAGRTYVLTGDQDLALAAAQEAASRNPVGNFVVPIAASDLEFGTSLRSDANSPYEFTPSENGKGNSIRLTTNNLSSGGGTGIEPVFPFFGGAFTVRPLRTAVSTQGVIDIALVVDRSGSMAYGSAEIAQYPPAPASAPPDWDFGDPVPPNARWLDLIAAVQGFISELDDSAQEELLSLSIYNHNTNTPQLLTTDYNATIQHLAAISTNFEAGGTAIGRGIYQGMYAINESSTSRPYASKVMIVMTDGVQNWGGAPEYAARAAADAGITLFTITFSDEAEQIAMQNVADIGGGEHFHAETAAQLKLAFQKIARRLPTLLTQ from the coding sequence ATGCCCAAACAATCACGAACAACGACCATCCAGGTCATCCGAACCAGAAAATGCACCGGAGCCACGTTGATTCTGGTGGTAATCCTTCTGCCAGCATTGTTCGCCTTGGCCGCTTTGGCTATCAACATCGCTTACATCGAGTCAAGCAACACTGAGGTCCAGATTGCGGTCGATGCGGCTGCGCGCGCTGCCGGCCGAACGTATGTCTTGACGGGCGATCAAGACCTCGCTCTTGCTGCAGCGCAGGAAGCAGCATCACGCAATCCGGTCGGCAATTTTGTAGTACCAATCGCCGCAAGTGATCTCGAGTTTGGCACAAGTCTACGATCGGATGCGAACAGCCCCTATGAGTTCACACCATCGGAAAATGGCAAAGGCAACTCGATCCGTTTGACAACGAACAATCTGTCTAGCGGCGGAGGGACTGGGATTGAGCCGGTGTTTCCATTTTTTGGTGGAGCCTTCACGGTTCGACCGCTTCGCACTGCGGTTAGCACCCAAGGCGTGATCGACATTGCCTTGGTGGTCGATCGCAGCGGGTCGATGGCATACGGGTCGGCAGAGATTGCTCAGTACCCACCCGCGCCAGCTTCGGCGCCCCCGGACTGGGATTTTGGCGATCCAGTCCCTCCAAATGCGCGATGGCTCGATCTGATTGCCGCGGTCCAAGGCTTCATTTCCGAACTTGATGACTCGGCGCAAGAAGAACTGTTATCGCTGTCAATTTACAACCACAACACCAACACGCCACAACTTCTGACGACCGACTACAACGCGACCATTCAACATCTGGCAGCGATTTCGACGAACTTCGAAGCCGGCGGAACCGCGATCGGGCGAGGAATTTACCAGGGTATGTATGCGATTAACGAATCATCGACATCTCGCCCCTACGCTTCCAAGGTAATGATCGTCATGACAGACGGCGTCCAGAATTGGGGTGGTGCCCCGGAGTATGCCGCACGAGCTGCCGCTGACGCGGGAATCACGTTATTCACCATTACGTTCAGTGACGAGGCTGAACAAATTGCGATGCAAAATGTTGCCGACATTGGCGGTGGCGAACATTTCCACGCAGAAACAGCAGCCCAATTAAAACTTGCTTTCCAAAAAATTGCTCGACGTCTGCCAACGCTCCTGACTCAGTAG
- a CDS encoding TadE family protein: MNTSLISRKHITGIPRVGTAIVELAVCLPVLVMMTLATVEACTMLYVQQTLKTTAFEGARVGIVPGATVENINFQCETLLDSHSINGYAISANPSDPTQLSQGDWLEITITAPFADNSLVGGWIYSDKTLERSVSLRAE, encoded by the coding sequence ATGAACACTTCACTAATTTCGCGTAAGCACATTACCGGAATTCCGCGGGTGGGCACTGCGATCGTTGAACTAGCTGTTTGTTTGCCTGTGTTGGTGATGATGACACTTGCGACCGTCGAGGCTTGCACGATGCTTTACGTCCAACAAACGTTAAAGACCACGGCTTTTGAGGGAGCAAGAGTGGGCATCGTTCCAGGTGCTACCGTTGAAAACATAAATTTCCAATGCGAAACATTGTTAGATAGCCACAGCATCAACGGGTATGCCATCTCGGCGAACCCAAGCGATCCGACTCAGCTTTCGCAAGGCGATTGGCTCGAGATCACCATAACGGCACCGTTCGCTGACAACTCTTTAGTTGGTGGATGGATCTACAGTGACAAAACTCTGGAACGATCGGTTTCACTCCGCGCGGAATGA
- a CDS encoding GNAT family N-acetyltransferase, whose protein sequence is MTTIRSFHNNDLPELLRVWIAHWSAITKAPQVNLPRLEQAIASRTFFDPHSLLVAESEGQIVGWTHFLASSDPSEVVMPMNCILPECGKEVAESLLTEALVRARAGGFKVVKAGVVRDERFGYAGLEPIGHGIGVPTADERFTELLKKFGFSELNSVTRMVAGILFYRPPVSREALQFRRSAKADSGNLIPDAQRRASGLSHIDIEHFRLLQRAGPTLAEVDFWFSDPEAEVLSPTTSILDLGPIQARGELSSAESYLIASTMQTLATRNIQTVETAIDSEKKTLIQQLERICFETTDSGVVWELKL, encoded by the coding sequence GTGACGACCATCCGCTCTTTCCACAACAACGACTTACCAGAGTTGCTTAGGGTCTGGATCGCGCACTGGTCAGCGATCACCAAGGCTCCGCAAGTCAATTTGCCACGCTTAGAGCAGGCGATTGCTTCTCGGACTTTTTTTGATCCACATTCGTTGCTTGTTGCTGAATCCGAAGGCCAAATTGTCGGGTGGACTCATTTTTTAGCGTCCAGCGACCCGTCCGAGGTGGTGATGCCGATGAATTGCATCCTGCCCGAATGTGGCAAGGAAGTTGCCGAGTCGTTGTTGACCGAAGCATTGGTCCGGGCTCGTGCCGGCGGCTTCAAAGTGGTCAAAGCGGGCGTCGTTCGCGACGAACGGTTCGGCTACGCGGGTCTGGAACCGATCGGACACGGCATCGGTGTGCCGACAGCCGATGAACGATTCACCGAACTGCTAAAGAAGTTCGGTTTTTCGGAACTGAATTCGGTGACTCGGATGGTGGCCGGGATACTATTCTATCGGCCCCCGGTCAGCCGCGAGGCGTTACAATTCCGCCGATCGGCGAAGGCTGATTCGGGAAACTTGATTCCCGACGCGCAACGGCGTGCCTCGGGTCTTTCGCACATCGATATCGAACACTTCCGGCTGCTGCAAAGAGCGGGGCCAACGCTTGCCGAAGTTGACTTCTGGTTTAGTGACCCCGAGGCAGAGGTACTTAGCCCGACGACTTCAATTCTGGATCTTGGCCCCATCCAAGCCCGGGGCGAGTTGTCCTCGGCCGAAAGTTATCTGATAGCGTCGACGATGCAGACGTTGGCGACTCGAAATATCCAAACGGTCGAGACTGCGATCGATTCCGAGAAGAAGACGTTGATCCAACAGCTTGAAAGAATTTGCTTCGAAACGACGGATTCGGGCGTCGTTTGGGAATTGAAGCTGTAG
- a CDS encoding prenyltransferase/squalene oxidase repeat-containing protein gives MHKTPFSPHHNPVSLDRRRCLLGIGSLFAMSPGIAGKSFAQEPFDDVPSSLYLKDDIDNAVESGVDYLVKVQRADGAITDRRHDVAMTALAVMAMAAIGTQPSTLTARGRAMQSAINFVLDPHHQTMEGYFGGSDSSRMYGHGIVTLMLTEMLGMGATPEQNTRIHDSLVDAIKLILAAQNVRKPENLRGGWRYTPDSSDSDLSVSIWQLMALRSAKNDGMDVPGEAIESALDYLKFSYASPLDRQGIPRDKVSGFTYTPGTFHPSFTMTAAGLLAMQVCGQYESPLVTGASEWLLQNPPKPNERFFFYGLYYYAQAMHQAGGKYAEKADKLVPDLMLDLQQGNGSWIARGGEERNIGTVYATALTLLSLSVRYHYLPIYQR, from the coding sequence ATGCACAAGACACCATTCTCGCCCCATCACAATCCAGTTTCCTTGGATCGCCGCCGTTGTTTGTTGGGAATTGGTTCGCTGTTTGCGATGTCCCCCGGAATCGCTGGTAAGTCGTTCGCACAAGAACCATTCGATGATGTACCGTCGTCGCTGTACTTGAAGGACGACATCGACAACGCAGTCGAATCCGGCGTCGACTATTTGGTCAAGGTTCAGCGAGCCGACGGTGCGATTACGGATCGGCGACACGATGTCGCAATGACGGCACTAGCTGTAATGGCGATGGCAGCCATTGGGACTCAGCCATCAACATTGACGGCACGAGGACGGGCGATGCAAAGCGCGATCAACTTTGTTTTGGATCCCCATCATCAAACGATGGAGGGTTACTTTGGTGGCAGCGACAGTTCGCGGATGTACGGCCACGGCATCGTAACGTTGATGCTGACCGAGATGCTGGGGATGGGTGCAACGCCAGAACAAAATACCCGCATCCACGATTCACTGGTCGATGCAATCAAGCTGATTCTGGCAGCACAGAATGTCCGCAAGCCTGAAAACCTTCGCGGCGGTTGGCGGTACACGCCGGACAGTTCCGATTCCGACTTATCCGTTTCGATTTGGCAATTGATGGCGCTGCGTTCGGCCAAGAACGACGGCATGGACGTTCCGGGCGAAGCGATTGAGAGCGCGCTAGACTATTTAAAATTTTCTTACGCATCACCGCTCGACCGCCAGGGGATCCCGCGTGACAAAGTTAGCGGTTTCACGTATACGCCCGGCACGTTCCATCCGTCGTTCACGATGACTGCCGCCGGGTTACTGGCAATGCAAGTTTGCGGCCAGTACGAATCGCCGCTGGTGACCGGAGCGTCGGAGTGGTTGCTGCAGAATCCACCCAAGCCGAACGAGCGGTTCTTTTTTTACGGACTTTATTACTACGCGCAGGCCATGCACCAAGCGGGCGGCAAATACGCTGAGAAAGCCGACAAGTTGGTTCCCGATCTGATGCTGGATCTTCAACAGGGCAACGGATCTTGGATTGCTCGTGGGGGCGAAGAACGAAACATCGGAACCGTCTATGCTACCGCACTAACCCTGCTTAGTCTGAGCGTTCGGTACCACTACTTGCCTATCTATCAGCGATAG